One genomic segment of Nothobranchius furzeri strain GRZ-AD chromosome 10, NfurGRZ-RIMD1, whole genome shotgun sequence includes these proteins:
- the LOC107386443 gene encoding calpain-5, with translation MFSSVVPYKNQHYADLKQNCIRDKILFEDPEFPATNSSLYYSKPIPGRVEWKRPGEICESPHLFVAGISSHDLNQGEVGNCWFVAACSCLALKPHLWQKVIPDWKEQEWDPNHPGNYAGIFHFQFWIFGQWTDVVIDDRLPTVNGQLVYCHSKQRQEFWSALLEKAYAKLSGCYQSLEGGNTGDAVVDFSGAVSEAINLEEEAFYNNQQKQDKLFDDLLKVFDRGGIISCSIKAHPGERELRMQNGLVKGHAYSVTAVKRVRLGHGLLAYFKNETIPLIRMRNPWGKIEWKGAWSDGSEEWSKVGDAERGNLGITVEDDGEFWMSFTDWCKFYTDADVCRLMNTSKISIHKTWNEVVNFGSWTKNSDPLLNRCGGCANHKQTFLQNPQYLFDLTKEADEVLISLQQRDMKIHRKYGQGENLSIGFSVYRVELNRKYRLHDLLTQSCVENCTYINARTVFRRKVLTQGRYIIIPTTFQPQVLGDYMLRVFTDVDSGCRELTADKPQIKCWSSIIGYPQAVTHVYVHGAEGLQNQDRTGGADPYVVIYCEGKSVKSTIKADTLNPEFATSGVFYRKKPRKPITVQVWNSNTVKDEFMGQVVLPGLPTDNSSLQKLQMMKNNQEKAEGVISLRIVTSTQLTGI, from the exons ATGTTCTCCTCAGTGGTCCCTTACAAGAACCAGCACTATGCTGACCTGAAGCAGAACTGTATCAGGGACAAGATCCTCTTTGAAGATCCAGAGTTTCCTGCCACCAATTCATCTCTGTATTATAGTAAACCCATTCCTGGCAGGGTGGAGTGGAAACGACCAGGG GAGATCTGCGAGTCACCTCACCTGTTTGTGGCGGGCATCAGCTCTCATGACCTGAACCAGGGGGAGGTGGGGAACTGCTGGTTCGTAGCTGCCTGCTCCTGTCTGGCTTTAAAGCCTCACCTCTGGCAGAAG GTAATTCCAGACTGGAAGGAGCAGGAGTGGGACCCAAACCACCCAGGCAACTACGCCGGGATCTTCCACTTTCAGTTCTGGATCTTCGGTCAGTGGACGGACGTGGTGATCGACGACCGGTTACCTACGGTCAACGGACAACTCGTCTACTGTCACTCAAAGCAGAGACAGGAGTTCTGGAGCGCTCTGCTGGAGAAGGCCTATGCCAA ACTGTCTGGCTGCTACCAGTCCCTGGAGGGGGGAAATACCGGAGATGCTGTGGTGGATTTCAGTGGAGCGGTATCTGAAGCCATTAACCTGGAGGAGGAGGCTTTCTACAACAATCAGCAGAAACAAGATAAGCTGTTTGATGACCTGCTCAAAGTGTTTGACAGAGGAGGAATCATCAGCTGCTCCATCAAG GCACACCCGGGTGAGAGAGAGCTAAGAATGCAAAACGGGCTGGTGAAAGGCCATGCATACTCGGTAACGGCAGTGAAGCGAGTGCGCTTGGGTCACGGGCTTCTGGCCTACTTTAAAAATGAAACCATCCCCCTGATCCGGATGAGAAACCCTTGGGGCAAGATTGAGTGGAAAGGAGCGTGGAGTGACGG ctCAGAGGAATGGTCAAAGGTCGGTGACGCAGAGAGGGGCAACCTGGGCATCACTGTGGAGGATGATGGAGAGTTCTG GATGTCCTTCACAGACTGGTGTAAGTTCTACACGGATGCAGATGTCTGCCGTCTCATGAACACTTCCAAGATCAGCATCCACAAGACGTGGAACGAGGTGGTGAACTTTGGGAGCTGGACCAAAAACTCTGACCCACTACTGAACCGCTGTGGAGGCTGCGCCAACCACAAGCAGACGTTCCTGCAGAACCCACAG TACCTGTTTGATCTCACAAAAGAGGCTGATGAGGTGCTGATCTCCCTGCAGCAGAGAGACATGAAGATCCACAGAAAATATGGTCAAGGAGAAAATCTAAGCATTGGCTTCAGTGTGTACAGG GTGGAGCTGAACAGGAAGTATCGTCTGCATGACCTCCTGACCCAGTCGTGTGTGGAGAACTGCACCTACATTAACGCTCGCACAGTGTTCAGGAGGAAAGTGCTGACGCAGGGCCGATACATCATCATCCCCACAACCTTCCAGCCTCAGGTCTTGGGGGATTATATGCTACGGGTCTTCACTGATGTCGACTCTGGCTGCAG GGAGTTGACTGCAGACAAGCCACAGATCAAATGCTGGAGTTCGATCATTGGCTACCCACAAGCTGTCACTCATGTCTACGTCCACGGAGCTGAGGGACTCCAGAACCAGGACAGAACAGGAG GTGCTGACCCGTACGTCGTCATATACTGTGAGGGCAAATCGGTGAAGTCCACCATCAAGGCAGATACTTTGAATCCAGAGTTTGCAACCAGTGGTGTCTTCTACAGGAAAAAACCCAGGAAGCCTATAACAGTGCAG GTGTGGAACAGCAACACAGTGAAGGATGAATTCATGGGCCAGGTGGTGCTGCCTGGATTGCCAACAGACAACTCCAGCCTTCAGAAGCTTCAGATGATGAAAAACAACCAGGAGAAGGCCGAAGGCGTCATCAGCCTGAGGATAGTCACGTCGACTCAACTGACAGGGATTTGA